Proteins co-encoded in one Aspergillus flavus chromosome 2, complete sequence genomic window:
- a CDS encoding heterokaryon incompatibility protein-domain-containing protein yields MRLLNVHTLLLEEFNESKAPPYAILSHTWGEGEVTFDDIQDTSDKYTKKAGYEKIHSTCKQAISDKLEYVWIDTCCIDKSSSAELSESINSMFRWYEKAEICYAFLADVPEIPFRMSRWFTRGWTLQELLAPRKVAFFGADWSFIGTRAELNEKISEATGIDRMFLCNGEARDPHAFGHGDGKQHPSLSIHKASIAARMSWASSRETTRPEDMAYCLFGLFDVNMPLIYGEGQKAFLRLQEEIIKRYNDHSIFAWIIQNKLGSAKKHDDSVSRSGILALSPAAFSGCGSIISFPIGGHSSPFNVTNQGVQIRLPISNGDKCYALLECQHRNNPTTILALPVRQSRKCFYERVEENPISVDHRTWGRWPKKDIFLSLRPQFDLRDVLFPDYAIHLRDIPEAISIRHHPGQYRGQKNEISKTEIIFLSLWGGKFNLALCCRSIAFRSVLSPITIETCLIKVPDEVGHSMSERIEYILDMRHASSFVFLNNHILFTNLQLQTVGEKPLFILDIVLSSRRSHILWFSLKRIMLEPILPIHRAFENFTLFILKRFSYTFFSVSYIGTIVVSVLYYLYWDPELAALFLVPSTSLLLMPFVILSVGVQGKHRLPLLTVMRVANYPYLLATVCILFEKRLRTIICPLLFLLSLSYRYWNWRSTNPYREKISITTFLTEAAFNGFPIEVILCALFTVCYRSILSFYIVWFGKGELLDSP; encoded by the coding sequence ATGCGCCTGTTAAACGTGCACACCTTGCTATTGGAGGAGTTTAACGAGAGCAAGGCTCCTCCCTATGCCATCCTTTCGCACACGTGGGGCGAAGGTGAAGTCACTTTTGATGACATCCAAGATACCTCGGACAAGTACACAAAGAAAGCAGGCTATGAGAAGATTCATAGTACCTGCAAACAAGCCATCAGTGACAAACTCGAGTACGTCTGGATTGACACCTGTTGTATCGACAAAAGCAGCAGCGCCGAACTCTCGGAATCGATCAATTCCATGTTTCGCTGGTATGAAAAGGCCGAGATCTGCTACGCTTTTTTAGCTGATGTACCGGAGATCCCATTCCGAATGAGTCGCTGGTTCACCAGAGGGTGGACACTGCAAGAATTGCTGGCACCGCGAAAGGTGGCCTTTTTCGGAGCTGACTGGTCGTTCATTGGAACCCGAGCAGAACTGAATGAGAAGATCAGCGAAGCCACAGGAATAGACAGAATGTTTCTTTGTAACGGCGAAGCCAGAGATCCGCATGCTTTTGGTCATGGTGATGGTAAACAGCATCCATCACTTTCTATCCATAAAGCAAGTATTGCGGCAAGGATGAGTTGGGCATCGTCCAGAGAGACTACGAGGCCGGAGGACATGGCCTACTGTCTTTTTGGTCTGTTTGACGTCAACATGCCCTTAATCTACGGAGAAGGCCAGAAGGCTTTTCTCAGGCTACAAGAGGAGATTATAAAACGCTACAACGATCATTCGATTTTTGCTTGGATTATACAAAACAAACTTGGTTCTGCCAAGAAACACGATGACAGTGTGTCAAGGAGTGGAATTCTAGCCCTTTCACCAGCTGCTTTCAGCGGTTGCGGATCTATTATATCCTTTCCAATCGGTGGTCACAGCTCGCCGTTTAACGTCACGAACCAAGGGGTGCAAATTAGGCTTCCAATATCTAATGGTGACAAATGTTATGCTCTGTTAGAATGTCAACATAGAAACAACCCGACTACTATATTAGCCCTTCCAGTCAGACAATCCAGGAAATGCTTCTATGAAAGGGTAGAAGAAAACCCAATATCGGTCGACCACAGGACGTGGGGAAGGTGGCCCaagaaagatatttttttatcgTTACGCCCACAGTTTGATTTGAGGGATGTCCTTTTCCCAGACTACGCTATTCACCTGAGAGATATTCCGGAAGCTATTTCAATTCGACATCACCCGGGTCAATATCGAGGGCAAAAAAACGAAATTTCCAAAACCGAAATTATCTTTTTAAGCCTCTGGGGTGGTAAATTCAACTTGGCATTATGCTGTCGGTCGATAGCATTTCGGAGCGTGCTATCACCTATTACAATAGAGACATGTCTGATCAAGGTACCTGACGAGGTGGGTCACAGCATGTCTGAAAGAATCGAGTATATACTCGATATGAGACATGCTTCGAGCTTTGTCTTTTTGAACAATCATATTCTCTTTACCAACCTTCAGCTTCAAACTGTTGGTGAAAAGCCACTATTCATTCTAGACATTGTCTTGTCATCACGGAGAAGCCATATTTTATGGTTTTCACTGAAACGGATTATGCTGGAGCCGATACTCCCGATTCATAGAGCTTTTGAAAATTTTACATTATTCATTTTAAAGCGATTTTCTTAcacctttttttctgtctcttATATAGGAACCATCGTTGTCTCTGTCCTATACTATCTTTATTGGGATCCCGAGCTGGCGGCGTTGTTCTTAGTGCCGTCTACTTCTTTACTACTTATGCCTTTTGTTATTTTATCCGTTGGTGTCCAGGGAAAACACCGTCTGCCTCTGCTAACAGTTATGCGTGTAGCGAATTATCCCTACCTTCTCGCTACAGTTTGCATCTTATTTGAGAAAAGATTGAGGACTATTATTTGCCCGCTACTCTTCCTGCTTTCATTATCTTATAGGTACTGGAACTGGCGAAGCACAAACCCTTACCGAGAGAAGATATCAATCACCACATTTCTTACGGAAGCTGCTTTCAATGGCTTCCCGATAGAAGTCATTCTATGTGCCTTATTCACTGTGTGCTACAGGTCGATTCTATCTTTCTACATTGTTTGGTTTGGCAAAGGGGAATTGCTTGATTCACCATAA
- a CDS encoding thermophilic desulfurizing enzyme family protein: MSQSNPTLLTLQNHPPPNPAPPATDPSIYQVHHDAFAAEGQPTTTAGWLERARKVSNILAPDASARSKDQKTPRAEISLLKSSGLTKVLGDVKYGGGGQTWETGYKVIREVAAGDGSIGMLLGYHLLWSVTAHIVGTDEQKERYEKLIIENNYFIGGAVNPRDNDSRVTRAPSGEGLVFNGFKNFNTGGVVSDLTVLEGVYEDTEGHIFAFVPTNQPGIVFSHNWNNIGLRLTESGSVKIENVPITWDDALGWSKETKAPIPEVLQVPFTALLLPTIQLVFSNFYIGIAQGALRTARHYTLTQTRAWPFAHDPKQSPTDEHYVLARYGKFFASLRAADALADRAGKEIADAFNEHGSKRDLPARKRGEVAEWVASVKVVATHTSLEVTSGVFEVTGARSTAEKYGFDRFWKDVRTHTLHDPVAYKESELGRFWLLDQVPTPTWYT; encoded by the exons ATGTCACAATCTAACCCGACACTCCTAACTCTTCAGAACCACCCTCCACCAAACCCTGCACCCCCTGCAACAGACCCCTCTATCTACCAAGTCCACCATGACGCTTTCGCAGCGGAGGGCCAGCCAACCACAACAGCTGGATGGCTAGAGCGAGCGCGCAAAGTGTCTAACATTCTTGCTCCAGATGCCTCGGCCAGAAGTAAAGACCAAAAGACACCCAGAGCTGAGATCTCTTTGCTGAAGAGCTCCGGTCTAACCAAGGTACTGGGTGATGTCAAgtatggtggtggtggacaGACCTGGGAGACAGGATACAAGGTCATTCGCGAGGTCGCTGCAGGAGATGG ATCAATTGGTATGCTCTTGGGATACCATCTGCTTTGGTCAGTTACTGCACATATTGTGGGTACGGATGAACAAAAGGAGCGATATGAGAAACTGATCATTGAGAACAACTATTTCATCGGAG GGGCTGTAAATCCTCGAGATAACGATAGCCGAGTTACTCGTGCTCCATCGGGCGAGGGCCTTGTATTTAACGGATTCAAGAACTTCAACACGGGAGGAGTAGTCTCCGATCTCACCGTCCTGGAAGGTGTGTATGAAGACACAGAGGGTCACATTTTCGCCTTTGTACCGACCAACCAGCCGGGGATCGTCTTCTCCCATAACTGGAACAATATTGGACTACGTCTGACAGAGTCTGGCTCGGTCAAGATTGAAAATGTTCCCATCACTTGGGATGACGCTCTGGGATGGtcaaaggaaacaaaagcgCCCATTCCCGAAGTTCTCCAAGTCCCCTTTACTGCTCTTCTGTTGCCTACTATCCAGCTGGTGTtctctaatttctatatCGGGATCGCGCAAGGTGCTCTCCGCACGGCGAGGCACTACACCCTTACTCAAACTCGTGCATGGCCATTTGCCCATGACCCCAAGCAAAGCCCAACGGATGAGCACTACGTTCTGGCCCGATACGGGAAGTTCTTTGCCTCCTTGCGTGCTGCGGATGCCCTAGCTGATCGTGCAGGTAAGGAGATTGCCGATGCTTTCAATGAGCATGGGTCGAAGAGGGATTTGCCCGCGCGTAAACGTGGTGAGGTGGCTGAGTGGGTTGCTAGTGTGAAGGTTGTAGCGACTCATACCTCTCTAGAGGTTACTAGCGGCGTGTTCGAAGTTACCGGGGCGAGGTCAACCGCAGAGAAGTATGGGTTTGATCGCTTTTGGAAGGACGTGCGGACTCATACATTGCATGATCCTGTGGCTTACAAGGAGTCTGAGCTGGGACGGTTTTGGCTGTTGGATCAAGTCCCGACTCCTACGTGGTATACTTAG
- a CDS encoding cytochrome P450 oxidoreductase produces MSNIANMADGLGVPVLKTQGASILITLVIGIGTLHIVRSIYRRHFHPLSQFSGPPEAALSTKWLYKTNQAGFPEHEFERLHEKYQTKALRIAPNELHLSDVHQYKVIYSQSKPFLKDPPFYSSFNIDHSLFAETDPALHKERRKMLNPLFSRAGIFKLEGVIHTKAGIMMKKIDRLREKHLINVYDAFRCLTTEVIMEFAFARSANMLEEEESTFDSWFLRAFDSVASDIWTAHEWPVLRRIGSCLPKSIVKIMNKKVASFFEVINFAESCMNYYEKHGNTTSHPVVFDHLTSLSYPQKITEAMDILIAGADTTASTLTAALLHILADKKIQTKLVQALQSVQPNEQGILPLMELEKIGYLTACVKESLRVGMPVPGRLPRIVPDNLAQPFTVDGKIIPPGAVISMSAYTMHYSEELWGSDARSFNPERWLQPDSKNLDQYLCTFSKGARMCIGQNVAFAEITIVMAYIFQNYKLSLPSDFQRPKQKDLFTMEYGKPGLPVKFEAVN; encoded by the exons ATGTCAAACATAGCCAATATGGCGGACGGCTTGGGTGTGCCCGTCCTGAAGACACAAGGTGCCAGCATTCTGATAACGCTCGTCATTGGGATCGGAACTTTACATATTGTCCGAAGCATTTACCGTCGCCATTTCCATCCACTGTCCCAATTCTCAGGCCCACCCGAAGCAGCTTTATCCACGAAATGGCTCTATAAGACTAATCAGGCAGGCTTCCCAGAGCATGAATTCGAAAGACTGCACGAGAAATACC AAACCAAGGCCCTCCGCATTGCCCCTAATGAACTTCACCTTTCTGACGTCCACCAATACAAAGTCATCTACAGCCAATCCAAGCCCTTCCTCAAGGACCCCCCTTTCTACAGCTCATTCAACATTGACCACTCGCTGTTTGCTGAAACAGATCCGGCGCTGCATAAAGAGAGACGCAAAATGTTGaatcctcttttctcccgGGCGGGTATATTCAAACTTGAAGGTGTTATCCACACCAAGGCGGGCATCATGATGAAAAAGATCGACAGACTGAGGGAGAAGCACTTGATCAACGTTTACGACGCCTTTCG GTGCCTAACCACGGAGGTCATTATGGAGTTTGCCTTTGCGCGCTCCGCCAATATgctcgaagaggaagaatcgACATTCGACTCGTGGTTCTTGAGAGCTTTTGATTCAGTCGCTAGCGACATATGGACAGCTCATGAATGGCCTGTATTGCGGAGGATCGGATCATGTTTGCCAAAAAGTATCGTTAAGATAATGAACAAAAAGGTTGCGTCCTTTTTTGAAGTTATCAAT TTCGCCGAGAGCTGCATGAATTACTATGAGAAGCACGGCAATACCACATCTCATCCCGTTGTATTCGACCATCTTACATCGCTGTCCTATCCTCAGAAAATCACTGAAGCCATGGATATCTTGATTGCTGGAGCGGATACCACTGCATCTACCCTGACAGCAGCCCTACTCCACATTCTCGCGGATAAAAAGATTCAAACCAAATTGGTCCAGGCGCTGCAATCGGTGCAGCCTAATGAGCAGGGAATTTTGCCACTTATGGAACTTGAAAAGATTGGTTATCTG ACGGCTTGTGTGAAAGAATCCTTGAGGGTCGGAATGCCCGTCCCCGGCCGGCTACCTCGCATTGTCCCCGACAACCTGGCTCAGCCCTTTACTGTCGATGGAAAGATCATACCTCCCGGA GCCGTCATTTCAATGTCCGCCTACACGATGCACTACAGCGAAGAGCTCTGGGGTTCTGATGCGCGAAGTTTCAATCCCGAGCGCTGGCTGCAGCCCGATTCCAAGAACTTGGACCAGTACCTCTGTACCTTTTCCAAGGGAGCTAGGATGTGCATTGGTCAGAA CGTCGCATTCGCCGAAATCACAATTGTGATGGCATACATCTTCCAGAACTATAAGCTCAGTCTTCCATCTGATTTCCAGCGACCAAAGCAGAAGGACTTGTTCACGATGGAGTATGGGAAGCCCGGTTTACCGGTTAAGTTTGAAGCTGTGAATTAG
- a CDS encoding heterokaryon incompatibility protein-domain-containing protein encodes MLQTTTENLTQLRMPGAFGTKNATLPRTVRDGMALVKEIGYRFLWVDTICIVQDDPNKRDQIQVMNLIYRRARLTIVAMAGENANSGLPGVMQGTLIETPTAVIDGYKLQAKPPSFETELKRPRHSTRGWTYQEMLLSPRCLFISPYQYYFRCTIRLWPETWLNYHTSQPVSTLIWPTLSGTPSSDLLISGYEHYVEAYTRRQLTYDNDILNAFTAVLEELSLLFSTTFHDAIPDTNIVRALLWCSAGDGAPERRSSITNPCADSNPYFPSWSWIEWKGPVTYAGSRFGNLRDLTSMCGLLPQTSLFRKPAPTTIFQKIETSDTKTIKTEQEKVTCRRPNCCTTIVVTGRTPRIKVQNARHTSLTERSPNEDLMGPSPQQLPEKFTNLSILQFRASTVMAKSYYFGKCQYESSTNRYDCVNVLPVYDSQRRQCGGFFNPAVRTLTLDESQQFAIIAISVFRSTRLPYKNFVDSCYGYEELNPRKCSCLLHVMLIRFHGEVAERAATGIMHPRAWKDAEPGPEYKLINLA; translated from the coding sequence ATGCTTCAAACGACCACCGAGAACCTTACACAACTGCGTATGCCGGGGGCATTCGGTACAAAGAATGCCACCCTGCCACGTACCGTGCGAGATGGGATGGCTCTGGTTAAGGAGATTGGGTATCGGTTCCTATGGGTGGACACAATATGCATTGTTCAAGACGACCCAAACAAGAGAGATCAGATACAAGTAATGAATTTGATATACAGAAGAGCCAGGTTGACCATTGTGGCAATGGCGGGAGAGAACGCTAACAGTGGCCTTCCAGGTGTCATGCAGGGAACTCTTATTGAGACTCCGACTGCGGTGATTGATGGGTACAAATTGCAAGCCAAGCCACCATCTTTCGAAACTGAATTGAAGAGACCGCGTCATTCCACTCGTGGCTGGACCTATCAAGAGATGCTCCTTTCCCCCAGATGTCTATTTATCTCGCCGTATCAGTACTACTTCCGCTGCACTATCAGACTCTGGCCTGAGACGTGGCTAAACTACCACACATCCCAGCCGGTCTCTACTTTAATATGGCCCACTTTATCCGGGACTCCTAGTTCTGATTTACTCATTAGCGGCTATGAGCATTATGTGGAGGCTTACACACGCCGGCAGTTGACATATGACAATGACATCCTCAATGCTTTTACCGCCGTCCTAGAGGAATTGTCGCTGCTATTTTCAACTACATTCCATGATGCGATTCCTGATACGAATATAGTGCGCGCTCTGCTTTGGTGCTCAGCTGGCGATGGAGCTCCCGAAAGGCGTTCCTCCATTACCAACCCATGTGCTGACTCTAATCCTTACTTCCCAAGCTGGTCATGGATAGAGTGGAAGGGGCCAGTCACATATGCTGGATCCAGGTTTGGGAATTTACGGGATTTGACAAGTATGTGTGGCCTCCTACCCCAGACCTCGCTTTTCAGGAAGCCAGCCCCGACGACAATATTCCAGAAAATAGAGACATCAGACACCAAAACAATAAAAACGGAGCAAGAGAAGGTGACCTGCAGACGCCCCAATTGCTGTACCACCATAGTGGTCACGGGCAGAACCCCGCGCATAAAAGTACAAAATGCACGCCATACTAGCCTCACTGAGAGGAGCCCAAACGAAGACCTCATGGGACCAAGCCCGCAACAACTTCCTGAGAAGTTCACCAATCTATCGATCCTCCAATTCCGTGCTTCCACAGTCATGGCCAAAAGCTACTACTTTGGAAAGTGCCAATATGAATCTTCAACTAATAGATACGATTGTGTGAACGTTTTACCAGTCTACGACAGTCAGAGGCGGCAGTGCggtggcttcttcaaccccgCCGTTCGCACCCTTACATTAGACGAGTCTCAGCAATTTgctattatagctataagTGTTTTCCGTTCAACACGCCTTCCTTATAAGAATTTTGTTGACAGCTGCTACGGCTATGAGGAGTTGAATCCACGAAAGTGCTCCTGCCTCCTACATGTTATGTTAATCAGGTTTCATGGGGAGGTAGCAGAGCGTGCCGCGACAGGCATCATGCATCCCAGAGCCTGGAAGGACGCAGAACCAGGTCCGGAATATAAACTCATCAATCTGGCTTGA
- a CDS encoding uncharacterized protein (expressed protein), giving the protein MSWFNISCCRIKDHIVTMSQAIPPMWHIILSSVQTALSFIFPLSFALVLLFCHYFTIVWAGDNHHTCKCKDVDPIGLLTGKKSEFERISLGTISDLKKNLHCSLCQLFVQAMYLGDYEEAERSDTAEVFCKPATRNGACIALHITGRSGEPNGRIRLSPQDAIKVKSEWGYPDVSYTLSDLIDDAEDKDNCAVRQGRIDATRIRSWIDCCIRDHGQYCCPPSMKKVHTGMGELPTYLASGTKRRILRLMLVDILEERLVEHSVSEYQKYHMLR; this is encoded by the coding sequence ATGAGTTGGTTCAACATCTCATGTTGCCGTATAAAAGATCATATCGTTACGATGTCACAAGCCATTCCTCCAATGTGGCATATCATCTTATCCTCTGTACAGACTGCtttgtcttttatttttcctttgtccTTTGCTTTGGTTTTACTTTTTTGCCACTATTTTACGATTGTATGGGCCGGGGACAATCATCACACATGTAAATGCAAAGACGTGGATCCTATCGGTTTACTTACAGGCAAAAAGTCTGAGTTCGAAAGAATATCCCTCGGAACAATAAGTGACCTGAAGAAGAACTTGCACTGTTCTCTTTGTCAATTGTTTGTCCAGGCAATGTACTTGGGTGACTACGAGGAGGCTGAAAGGTCAGATACGGCAGAGGTATTTTGCAAGCCTGCCACTAGGAACGGTGCTTGTATCGCTCTGCACATCACCGGTAGGAGTGGCGAACCAAATGGAAGAATCCGTCTTTCTCCCCAAGATGCCATCAAAGTGAAGTCAGAGTGGGGCTATCCAGATGTCAGCTATACTCTGAGTGACCTGATTGACGACgcagaagacaaagacaacTGTGCGGTTAGGCAAGGCCGGATTGATGCCACCCGGATCCGTTCATGGATAGATTGCTGTATACGTGATCATGGACAATATTGTTGTCCACCTTCCATGAAGAAGGTCCATACCGGCATGGGAGAATTGCCCACATATTTGGCGTCCGGGACAAAGCGAAGGATTTTGCGACTAATGCTCGTCGATATCCTCGAGGAGCGGCTAGTCGAGCATTCCGTGTCAGAATACCAGAAATATCATATGTTGCGTTGA
- a CDS encoding hydrophobic surface binding protein A-domain-containing protein — MKNLLPVISFAVLTAAQTIELGAPTDGAVLSRGSEFTAQVLKPGSLQPWIEVGIALAVNSCNDGVCPQPSDQLGNVLYAGPWTPTAHPSSGNYQNFTLQVPEYMPEGPATFTLTHLCLIGVSAHNIADISNSLADGTGVLGFNYLRRRALSDSSARAATPILRRDAAKVQGDITQKIEPQINTLYNDVRGFPTSGLTGAMTIRSDLQSLATTVNDATADIKSTSSLDTPSGTTISADIQSLMPTSLVTLTHVGAEAPAWEDIQGGPALILSDLRSLKTALDNFANALISNEPLLLQAKALAIKTQIDGGLDIAIAPYSV; from the exons ATGAAGAATTTGCTCCCCGTTATCTCATTTGCTGTTCTCACTGCGGCGCAAACGATTGAGTTAGGGGCCCCAACCGACGGTGCGGTCCTGAGTAGAGGCAGTGAGTTTACTGCCCAGGTCTTGAAACCTGGATCATTG CAACCATGGATCGAGGTGGGAATCGCTCTAGCTGTTAACTCCTGCAATGATGGCGTCTGCCCTCAGCCCAGCGACCAGTTGGGAAATGTGCTATACGCTGGCCCCTGGACGCCGACCGCGCATCCTTCCAGTGGAAATTATCAGAACTTCACCCTTCAGGTACCGGAGTACATGCCTGAAGGCCCGGCTACTTTTACGTTGACGCATTTGTGCCTCATTGGAGTAAGTGCCCACAACATAGCAGATATCTCGAATTCGCTCGCTGACG GCACAGGAGTGCTCGGTTTCAATTATCTTCGCCGGAGGGCATTGTCCGACTCAAGTGCACGGGCCGCTACACCTATTCTTCGCCGCGATGCAGCTAAAGTTCAGGGCGATATAACGCAAAAGATCGAACCGCAAATTAACACCCTTTACAATGATGTCCGTGGTTTCCCTACTAGTGGTTTAACCGGAGCAATGACTATTCGCAGCGACTTGCAGAGCCTTGCTACCACCGTGAATGATGCGACGGCCGATATCAAATCCACCAGCTCCTTGGACACTCCATCTGGAACTACTATTTCTGCCGACATCCAATCGCTGATGCCGACGTCCTTGGTTACATTAACTCACGTTGGAGCCGAAGCACCTGCATGGGAAGATATTCAAGGGGGGCCAGCTCTGATTCTTAGCGATCTCCGGTCTCTCAAAACGGCCTTGGACAATTTCGCCAACGCTCTGATATCGAACGAGCCCCTTCTTCTACAAGCCAAGGCTCTCGCGATCAAGACTCAGATTGACGGTGGTCTCGACATTGCAATCGCCccctactccgtatag
- a CDS encoding putative NADPH-dependent FMN reductase Lot6 (unnamed protein product) yields the protein MAPKIGLIICSQRTPRAGLHIGITILNDLQSAGSVRTNAVTLSLIDLTEWNLPMYNEPGIPSQIHSSDQYLHPHTQRWSEEIASYAAFVFVTPQYNWGYPASIKNAIDYLYHEWKGKPAMIVSYGGHGGGKAAEQLKQVLCGVRMRPLERTVGMTFPSKEVLMVAAEGQELDLSFWEGERREVVEVFGEMVKLLVEA from the coding sequence ATGGCCCCCAAAATCGGcctcatcatctgcagccAGCGCACTCCTCGCGCCGGTCTCCACATCGGAATAACCATTCTAAACGATCTCCAATCCGCCGGCAGTGTCCGCACAAACGCAGTAACACTATCACTCATTGATCTGACAGAGTGGAATCTTCCCATGTACAACGAACCAGGCATCCCGTCGCAGATCCATTCATCAGACCAATACCTCCATCCGCATACGCAGAGATGGTCCGAAGAGATCGCCTCCTATGCGGCGTTTGTGTTTGTGACTCCACAGTACAACTGGGGGTATCCAGCTAGCATTAAGAATGCGATTGACTACCTGTACCACGAATGGAAGGGTAAGCCCGCCATGATTGTCAGTTATGGCGGGCATGGAGGCGGGAAGGCGGCGGAGCAGTTGAAGCAGGTGTTGTGTGGTGTTCGGATGAGGCCTCTTGAGCGGACGGTTGGGATGACTTTTCCCAGTAAAGAAGTGTTGATGGTTGCTGCGGAGGGGCAGGAGTTGGACTTGTCTTTttgggagggagagaggagagaagtGGTGGAGGTTTTTGGGGAGATGGTGAAGTTGCTGGTAGAAGCTTGA
- a CDS encoding Lactonase, 7-bladed beta-propeller-domain-containing protein, giving the protein MFLQSVLALSLALPSLSTAARLFATHYDGNVYSLNLEEKGDKFSLTKTHNLTTCGGAGSTSALTVDSARGLVWCVGEGTPGALTALKVWKDGKMFEEVVTVETPPGGVDSVTYGIDKQFLAIAHYGNSSISLFNIPFADKQQVKPFDVVKLPPPKNVTEKQPKSQPHQVLLDPTESFILSPDLGSDVMHVFAIDHKSGKLNKCGSNSTIYYDKGSGPRHGVFVTSSEGHHARRARSPHRERLMGREGKKTTLYTVEELRGNVCSFDVSYVNKGCPVFKPLTCFRPYPGSNFPSNTTTLGEIRAAGPTLHISVRKDGKFDGKDSLVTLKPGQKTVTDGDLFSSGGKTPRSFVINRKGDLVAVGNQDSSTIVIIKRDPKTGELLNEVASLLVGEAPAEGTWGGLSSIVWYE; this is encoded by the exons ATGTTTTTGCAGTCTGTCTTAGCGCTGTCCCTGGCGCTGCCCTCTCTTTCGACCGCTGCACGACTCTTTGCAACCCACTACGATGGCAACGTATACTCTCTCAacttggaggagaagggcgatAAATTCTCGCTCACGAAGACCCACAATTTGACCACATGCGGCGGTGCCGGCTCGACGAGTGCGCTGACAGTAGACTCTGCCCGCGGGCTCGTATGGTGCGTTGGGGAAGGCACTCCCGGTGCATTAACCGCCTTGAAGGTCTGGAAAGACGGGAAGATGTTCGAGGAAGTCGTGACGGTAGAGACACCTCCTGGCGGAGTGGACAGTGTCACATACGGGATAGATAAACAGTTCCTCGCGATAGCGCATTA TGGcaactcctccatctcactcttcaacatccccttTGCGGACAAGCAGCAAGTGAAGCCCTTCGATGTGGTGAAGTTGCCCCCGCCCAAAAATGTCACCGAAAAACAGCCCAAGTCGCAACCCCATCAAGTCCTTCTCGACCCCACCGAATCGTTCATCCTGTCGCCTGATCTGGGATCCGATGTGATGCACGTGTTTGCGATTGACCACAAGTCGGGTAAACTAAACAAGTGCGGGTCCAACTCGACGATCTACTATGATAAGGGAAGCGGGCCACGTCATGGAGTGTTTGTGACCTCGAGTGAAGGCCACCACGCACGGCGGGCCAGGAGTCCGCATAGGGAGCGGCTGATGGGGCgcgaggggaagaagacgacATTGTATACCGTGGAAGAACTCCGCGGCAATGTGTGTTCTTTCGACGTGTCATATGTGAACAAAGGGTGCCCCGTGTTCAAGCCGTTGACATGCTTCCGCCCTTACCCCGGCTCAAACTTTCCCTCGAATACAACGACATTAGGTGAAATCCGGGCAGCGGGACCGACCCTACATATCTCTGTTCGCAAGGATGGTAAATTCGATGGAAAGGATTCTCTGGTGACGTTAAAGCCAGGACAGAAGACGGTGACCGACGGCGACCTGTTTTCGTCCGGCGGCAAGACCCCGCGCAGCTTCGTGATCAACAGGAAGGGGGACCTGGTCGCTGTGGGTAACCAAGATTCGTCCACTATTGTCATCATCAAGAGGGATCCGAAGACTGGGGAGCTGCTTAATGAAGTCGCTTCTCTGCTGGTTGGCGAGGCGCCCGCCGAGGGAACTTGGGGTGGCTTGAGTAGCATCGTGTGGTACGAGTAG